Genomic segment of Candidatus Binatia bacterium:
CTCGGTGCTCGATGCGGCCAAGGCGATGCGCTTGTTCTACGAGCATCCCGACCTCGACTTCCACAGCCTCGAGACGACCTACCTCGACCCGCGCAAGCGGGTCATCCAGTACCCGAGGACGGCGTCGAGCGGCCTGAAACTCGTCGCCGTCCCGACCACGAGCGGAACGGGCTCGGAGGTGACGCCGTTTGCCGTGATCACCGACAAGGAAATCGGCCGCAAGGTGCCGTTGTACGATCACAGCCTGATCCCGGACATCGCGATTCTCGATCCCGATCTCGTTCGGGGCCTGCCGCCGAGCGTGACCGCCGACACCGGCATGGACGCGCTGACGCACGCGCTCGAGGCGGCGGTTTCGGTGTTTGCCTCGGAGTACACCGACGCTCTGGCTTTCCAGGCGGCCCGCATCGTCTTCGAGTACCTGCCGCAGGCGGTGCGCGACGGGACGAACATGGAGGCCCGCGCCCGGATGCACAACGCCGCCTGCATGGCCGGGCTCGCCTTTGCCAATGCCTTCGTCGGAGTGAACCACGCGCTGGCGCACAGTCTGGGTTCGATGTTCAAAGTGCCGCACGGGCGCGCCAACGCCGTCCTGCTGCCGTACGTTATCCGTTACAACGCCGCGGTGCCGTCGAAGTTCATGCCGTTCCCGAACGTCAAGGCCTACGTCGCCCACAAGAAGTACGCGCAGTTCACCGACACCATGAGTTGGGGCGGCGGCACGGTGGCGGAGAAGGTCGACATTCTGGTCGAGAAGATCTTCGATCTGATGGGCGCCTGTCGCGTGCCGACCTGCATTCGGGACCTGAGCATTGCGCCGGAGGAATTCGAGCGCGCTCTACCCGACATCATCCGTGCGGCCTACGACGACATCAGCATCCGCTCGAATCCGCGCATGCCGTTGATCCACGAACTCGACGCGTTGCTGCGGACGGCGTACGCGGGGCGGCAGGGGTGAGCCCGCACCGGCGGGGACGTGGGATGACACAGGGGAGCGATAAGGCGACGAGGCGGATAGAGTTCGACCCGGCGGCGCCGGAGGCATGGCTGCAGCGGCTGCACACGGCCTTGCGGGAGCCGGTCGTAGGCCCGCTGGTCGTCGATATGGCGCAGACGAGTTACACCGGGCCCGCGGCGCTCGGAGCTTTGCAGGCGGCCGCCGACGCCGCCGACGCCGCAGGCCGCGAGCTGTGGCTCGACCGCGTGCCGGCGCCGGTGTACAAGGTGTTACAGGTCGCCCGGCTCGCGGCGCGCTTCCGGCGCGTGCACCACGGAACCGACCGGCAGGGCGGATAGTGACCATGCAACACGGAGCACGGATTAGTTATCGTCCGCACGAACTGTCAGCGACGGTTTGTCCGGCCCGTTTCGTCCGGCAACCGACGGTCGACATTGCCTCCCCGGGGATCGACAAATGAGCAAGCACTACAACTACGACCGGTTTACCGCGCTCGATAACTCGTTCCTCGTCTACGAAGACACGGACCCCAACACGCCGATGCACGTGGCGTCGATCGCCCTGTTCGACGCCGGGCCGTTGCGGCGCCGCGACGGCGGGATCGACAT
This window contains:
- a CDS encoding STAS domain-containing protein, giving the protein MTQGSDKATRRIEFDPAAPEAWLQRLHTALREPVVGPLVVDMAQTSYTGPAALGALQAAADAADAAGRELWLDRVPAPVYKVLQVARLAARFRRVHHGTDRQGG